The Musa acuminata AAA Group cultivar baxijiao chromosome BXJ2-2, Cavendish_Baxijiao_AAA, whole genome shotgun sequence genome contains the following window.
atatatatatatatatatatgtatttgtatatatatgtatttgtatatatatgtatatgtatatatatatgtatatgtatttgtatatatatatatatatatgtatatgtatttgtatatatatatatgtatatatatatatgtatatgtacatatacatatatgtacatatacatatatatatacatatacatatatgtatatatacatatatatacatatatatatatatgtatatgtacatatacatatatatatatatatatatatgtacatatatatatatatgtatatatacatatatatatatgtacatatgcatatatatatacatgtatatatatatgtatatgtatatatatatatgtatatgtacatatacatatatatatatgtacatatacatatatatacatacatgtatatatatatatcgaagaaAGAGTATAAAGTGACCAacggtcgaattctcgaacccgccTTTTGAGTATAACAGCCGTTGTGCTACTTCACCAGGTGTCATCCTCTTCCAACGGTCGAATTCCCAGCGCTCCCCGccaccccctctctctctctctctggctttACAATATAAACCCATTTGCTCTGCTTCTCTCgtagtcatctctctctctctctctctctctctctctctctctctctctctctctctctctctctcgctcgctcgctcgctcgctcactACAGAAGCCATGGGGATGATATCCATCGCCTCGTCGCCACCCGAGGCGGCCTCGCCGGCGCATTGCCGCGCCCACAAGGCCTTCCTGCTCTGCAACTACGTCCTCCTAGGGGCCGCCTCCAGCTGTATCTTCCTCACCCTTTCCCTCCGCCTCATCCCCTCGGCCTGcggcctcctcctcatcctcctccacgCCCTCACCATCGCCTCTGCTATCGCCGGGTGCGCCGCCGCCTCCGGCTCCTCCAGCCGCTGGTACGGCGCCCACATGGTCGCCACCGTCCTGACCGCCATCCTCCAGGGCTCTGTCGCCGTGCTCGTCTTCACCAGGACGTCGGACTTCCTGGCGGATGGCCTCCGGTCCTACGTCCGGGAGGAGGACGGGGCGGTGATACTGAAGATGGCGGGGGCGCTCTGCCTGGTCATCTTCTGCATGGAGTGGGTGGTGATGGCTTTGGCATTCGTGTTGAGGTACCACACCTATGTGGATGGGAGCGGCGTGAGGAGGAGCGCCAAGGTGCAGCAGGAGGGGGATGTGAGCAATTGGCAATGGCCTTTACAGGTCTAAGCAATGCTCGCTTTGGCTGTTGATTGGGTGCTCAGCTAGTTTATTTGAAGATTGGCAATGCTCGCTATGTCACTGTGATTCTTATTTATTGTTTGTTTAAGCTCATGATTTGttgatttatatatgtatgtacacacAAGTTTGAGTCCAATTGTTCTTTCAGAAAATTTATGGAGCTTGATCTAGCCAACCAGCTCAGAGTTGGTGGAAGATTATGTTTTAGCCAATATCAGTATCTCTTTCCCAAGTGCTGAAACAAATTACCAGAAAAATGAAACAAATCTAAGCACATTCAGTATAAAAAGGAATGCAGCAGTCATGTAGATTTGGCAATCATAATTGACACACCAGATAAAATAAATATGGATGGTTCACCAGCAGGGGGGTTGACTTATGTTGCATGATGAACCACCATGTTCATCATGCAACATAAGTCAACAGCTTACAGTAGTATCGCAAGCACGAGGATGAAATATGGGAATATCATTTCAAGAAATGCTGAATGATTTCTCAATGTTACTTGATCTAAACCGAAACTGGAAAACTTGTGTGTACAAGAGTTTTATGCCCTGAATACATGAAGACACCGAACTAGGATCCATACTTCTGTCATCAGCAGCATTTTGAAAAGTATCAATGACATGGCAACTTTCTTGAACCTTTGAAAACAGCATCATCCTTTGCATATATTGGTTCAAAATCGTGAGCCAATCATGTTTTAGGTATGATCATGGATGAACTGATGTACCCAGAATCTATCAGGCGTTGTAGCATAACTTGGCTTCTGGTTCATCCTAGTAGATCTTGATTTCCAGAACAACTGATGAGTTTAAAGCCATCATGGTACAATTGATAGAAACTCAACGGACAGTCTATCAACAAGCAGAGCATTCATATTCAAGTCATGCAGCATATGGTCATAAAGACCCTTGAATTTTAGCTGAAGTGAACCATCAAACCGTCATGAACATCTAAGATAATATAACCTGGAATTTTAGATTTGTTCAGAATGATGTCTGCTAACGTGCAGCTCTAGATGAAGACTCCAACACCTGCTTGGTCCAAAAACAGTTTGGCCAACTGCAAATAGGTGCATACAAGTTGATCAGAGACAATAACTTCACATTATAATGTAACAGTAGtaaataatctaaattaattGATAGCTACCTGATTAATCAGAGGTATAAACTTATCATCCCCCAGTATGAACACAAGATTAAGCAGAAATAAGAGAACATAGGATTTCTGAAATTACAGTTTGGAAAAACAAATGACATATAGTACCATCTTTCACAGGGAAAAGACCGTAAATGAGCTTGCAGAACATGAATATAGATATTGTGTTCTAAATTTGCAGAAGTACACAACACCATGAAACTCAACTCAACCAAAAACCAGGAGAAAAGTGTGTTTGTAGGTAAATGAATGTAGGGAGAAGACTGACAAAACAGTTCCCTCTGTAAAAACATGCAAGGTACTTACATAGAGGTGACAATATTCGAAAATGGAGGTCACAGGAAGTTTGTTAACAGGACTTCCAATGAACATAAAATTGATATCTATATCTGCTGCATGTAAGGATGACAACATTGGTGTCTAACTTCAAGAAATAATGCTTCGATTGCCATCACAACAATTCTTTAATAACTCAAAGATTAGCAGGTGAGGTTTCAACATTATGTCTCTCTGCTTTTCATGGATTTAGGCAATTACTACTTGCTGAGCTGCCGACATGATATGACATATCCTATGCTTGAAGCTTCACTCTGTTTGATCTGGTATAATCCAATACCTTCATGCGCTCCTGCAGATCAGCATCGGTCACTAACATCACCTGCTCTTCCTTGTCATCCCTATACTTTAGCTATAATTTCCCAATTGGCAATCGGCATCCCTTTCCTATTTGCTCAAACAAGTCGTTGAAGCCTGTCATCTTTGTAACTAGCCTTTACTGTTAGTGCAGTAACAAAAATGTGTTCTTTTGATATTTTGACAATATGCCAACCTGAGATGCTGGCACTAGAAGAATCTGTAATGCTGGAATAAGGGTGACTGTATTCTATAATTCCATCATCAGCCTCTACTTCTAGATTCATTTTGACTTGTCGTCATGGCTGCATTCTGTGACATGAGCATTTTTTCATCTCTTTCATGTTTAAGCAAGACAGGGGGGATTAACTGACTTGTTGCCGCCATTTGGTGCCTGCCAAGGAAAGAAAAATGTGGTTCCACAGTTCCACTTTCCATGCAGATTGTCAAGGTTCAATGTCAGTGGAAGAAGACAATGGCACAAGATTCTTGTGTATTGGCTCTGAGGTCATAAATGCCTGCTTCCTGGGTGAGGATACTGCCACAATAAGACAATAGCAGGATCTTACTTCACTCCTTCCTAACCTTGCATATCTTCTGTAATGAATGATTGACCTTAAATATCTTGCGAGAAAGCCATCTTGAAATCCCATGCTGTCTGGATCTCCTTTTCAGTGTTGTGGGACAAACTGGTGCAGTTATAATAAGAGAAGAAAACAATCTTTTACTTGAGCATCAAGACTAAAATTTTCTAGTTGTGCCTGGAAGAAAACCAACTCTGATAGACCCTCTTAATATGAGATTAGCATATATAACCAACCAAAACTTGAAACCAAGCATACATGTCATTGTAGTTAGTCTCTATTGGTTATTGTAATTTATATAAACACcttttaaaaactttcatacatGTCAGTGTTGATGCACATAACTAGTTTGAAGAGAACATCTGATTTGGGTAGGTGTGACCTGCATGGAGGAAGAAACACTCGAGACAGTCACAAAACCATGGTCTCAGAAGCGTCATCCACATTGTTGCTGGAAGGGGCAAAACCTCTACCAAAGCTGTGGCATAGAGTGATATCAAAACTGCTGTTTCCTGAAGATCTAAAACATAGTCTTCTTTTGTGGCCATTGATTAAACATAAACTAATCATAAATGGATATCTTTAACCTTCTTCATTGTGCCCTCATTTTCTTCAAAAAAATTGTACATCAGAGACTGTAAAGCTTCATGTATCTAGGTGCAAGCTCTGAAGCCCACAACCCACAGATGCAGCCATAGCAATGACTCAGCAGCACACTCAACCTCATTTCCATAAGCCAGCAACACAGTGCAAGCAACCATGCCGCAAGACAATGGTGAAAACTTTGTTGATTGGACACTCTTCTTTCTCATAATATCAACAAATGATGCCCTCATGGCCAACAAGCTTGATCTCTCAGTTAATGCTGTCAGAGAGTGGGTAATGGCGAAAGTTTTCTTAGCTGATGCTGTGAACTTTGAGGTGGACGCCTTGGCTCCAGTGTCTGCGAGCCCATGTGTGAGTAAATTTGTTGAGCCAAGGAGCTTACCAAGTCCGATAGTAGCTGCCTTTTGCAGCTGAGCTAAGCCAAACTTTAAAGTAGCAGGAATCTTATATGTTGCAAGCTTGATAAATGTAGATGCACAAACAACATTTGATGGTGATGATGCACCAAGAACTGCTGTAACTCCTGGACCAACAGCTATGGTAGACATATCTGCTAAAAGACTTTTTCTTTCATGTTCACCAACACCTCTTCATCATTTGCATCATCGTCATAATATAACTCTACGAAACATGGATTGATTAACTCTACAATCTCGAGAGGCACAGATGCGTTCCAATGCCTCCTGAGACCAGCCAAAATTTGCTTCAACTACAGCCACCACAGATCCGAACTTTTTAGTTCGGCTCCTTAGAGCTTGCACAAAAGCTCCGAATTTGTCGAGTTCCTTTTCTCGGTTCTTTCCATAGGACAGCATGCAGCATTGTTTACACTGGCTCTCCGTCATTGATATCAGCAAGCACTTCCTGTACATAAACCATAGTTTCTCTAAAAGACGGAAGGCCAATGAATAGGTCATGTAGATCTGCCAATAAAGAGTAGAAAAGATTTTGCAAAATGGGGCACTTTGTAATTAAAATTTGTGATCTTTCCCAGATTCCCCTCAAATCACAGTTAGATTGACCTTCTTATAAGACCATTAGCTCAAGAAGTGGAATCACTGACTCAGTCTCAATCATCTATGACTGAAGTGCATCATCAAGGCAGTAATTTAGAACTTGAGTAGATGGCTGAAGTAACTCGATCATCTATGACTGGATCACTGCCTCACAACAAGAAATTACGCCACGAAACAGGAAATCAAAAGAAGATAAGGGCATCACCAAGAATAAAAAAGAATTGATCCGACTCCAAACAACAGAAATCATACCGATTAAGCATCAGAAATCGATCGCTGGTCGGGGAACTTCGCGAGAGAGGTCGAATCGATCGGCAAAGAGGATCTTGATAGGACGCAATCGACGCCGTAGGAGCTACAGCGAAGGCTTTACGATGCTTCGCGATGGCACCTATCGAGGAGTAAGACCAGATATGAATGGGTCGGGTCGGCAACCCATCATGCCCGATCCGGGAAATGTAGCATCGGAGCCAACCCGATTTTACTCCTACCCGTTTTACCCGTAATCTAATTGGCAAAGAACAGGTGGGGTTTAAAAGTAGAGCCTGCTTCCCTGGAGGAGTTTCAGGGTACGTTTCATGAGAGTGAGTTAATTTTTTGTTTGGTTTCATAGAACAGAGAAGAACCGGTAACCCGATCCGGGATGTAAAGCGTCCGATCCGACCCGATTATTCTGTTACCGAACACCGGTACTCTGATTGGATCCGAAAATGTGGGCTCCGTTGGTGGAGCCCGCTTACCTGTGGGTAAAGCGGGGGGACACTGGCACAAGGGGTGAGTCAATTTTTTTATGTGGCCTTATATAAATAAGAAGAAGCTCCCAGTTCTTCCCCACATCGTCGCCTTCGCCTCTCCCGCTTTCCGGTTATTCTCCTCTCCTTTCTCTTCCTGGCGTCCTTGGAATCTGGATCTTAAGAACCCTACTGTTCTCTGGATCCCATCAAGAAGTACTCCATTCTCGTGATCGCGGCCGGATCTGAGGGCTGTGCGGGTTAGATCCCTCTTCCGATTGGGCTCGATCGGATCAGATCTGGTCTCGGGCCCTTTGGTTCTGGGAGGAATGCAATTGAAGCTGCGCTAGGTGGATCTGGATCTGGATCTGGATCTGGAATCTCGGTCAGTTCTCGGTTCCTTGTCTCAATTCTGCAGTGGCTTTAATTTTATGTCGTCGAGGAATGTTCATAATTGGGGTGGATTCACGGTGGCGACGATGCGGTTTCTTGTTTGTGTTGATTATCTTTCGTCTTGATGTAATCGGTTCGGCAGGAAATTCGAGCTGTTGTGATGTTGGTTCTTTCTGGCAAGTTGAGAGAAAAGCACCTTTCCAATCACTGCTTCGTTACTGAAACGGATAGTCTAGTGTAATAGGATCCATCATGAGCTTCGGGGAGAATTTTATGCTTCATTTCAGTTTGTACGATAATAATTGTAGTACATATGAAGGTCATTTGCAATTTGATTTGGAGATTGAGGAAGATGGAAATCGTATGAGAAAGGGTGGGCTTTGGTAGAACAGTCAGGTTGCTCCCTTGTGATCTAGGAGACGAGGGTAGTATCGGCCTCTCTAAATATAAAGGTAAAGCTGCATAGATTGACCCTCCTCAGACATGCAATCGCGGAAGTCCCATACACTGGTTTGCCCTTTAGAAATCATGAGCAAGctggtttttattttatatactgTGGTTACTTCTCAGGTTTGCTGACTTTGATATGACAACAACAGCTTTGATTTCTGGATCTTGGCGTGTTATTGTGGATATGCAATTTTCTTTCGTTGGTTCTTTTCCTTTGTCTATCTTTCATTTTTTGGGATGAAATTCATGTCGTTGTGATATTTGACCTTGATGGGAAGGTGGAAAAGTTTTTTTTTGCATTATTTTCATTGCTGCTACAGGGaatatggattaattggattgttCATGAGATTGGGAAGTAATCTGTTTGGTTTTCCATGTCCCTATATGAATTTCAATTTGCAGTGTTATTGTTCTATTTTACATAAAGGTCACTTGCTGTTTGATTTGGAAGTTAGGGAAAACAGAAACTATATAAGCAAATGACTTACTCATTGGGTTCAATAGTAGATTCCTTTGTTTGTTGATTTTATGAGAGGTTCTACTTCCCTTGTTGGCTGATTTTTTACTTTCTAAAttgtgatgattttatcatattcTCTTATGTTGTCAGGTTTGCTACAGTTTTGACTTGATATCACGAGAACAGTTTGATTTCTAGATCTATTGGCCAGGTGGTGGCCAAGTAATACTTGCAAAAGGTGTACTTTTGAGATGCTAAAGAACGGGATGGTAGAATGCAGTGTTTGTCATTCCAAAATAGTCTCGCCAAGCCCAAGATCTGTATCAAGGGCATATGATAAGCATAGGAGCAAAGTATCATCCAGATATCGTGCTCTTAAATTTCTTCTTGTTGTGGGTGATTGTATCTTGGTTGGTCTTCAGGTACTTTATTTTGAAagatcttcattttttttttcttcagatttatttttccttttgaaaTATGAGTGGCATTTATCTTTTGGCCAAAGGTTTAACATCTGTGCTCAGTGACTGTCTCAGTCGGACTTTTGGTTGTAGTATTTGCCATAGCACATGGGTTAAAACATTGGCAACTTGTTATATGTTTTGTTTATTGAATGATGTGTGAATAGCCAATGAATCTTATGCATGCTTCAGATGTGATTACAGTTGATTTCATATGCTGGATTTTTTTAATTACTTGCATTGTGCTTT
Protein-coding sequences here:
- the LOC135605073 gene encoding uncharacterized protein LOC135605073 — protein: MGMISIASSPPEAASPAHCRAHKAFLLCNYVLLGAASSCIFLTLSLRLIPSACGLLLILLHALTIASAIAGCAAASGSSSRWYGAHMVATVLTAILQGSVAVLVFTRTSDFLADGLRSYVREEDGAVILKMAGALCLVIFCMEWVVMALAFVLRYHTYVDGSGVRRSAKVQQEGDVSNWQWPLQV